The Bacteroidales bacterium WCE2008 genome includes a region encoding these proteins:
- a CDS encoding Surface polysaccharide O-acyltransferase, integral membrane enzyme, translating into MIEKNPNREIWIDWLRVTACFMVMMTHASEPFYLGGEGSLILTKTDALWVSLLDVLPRACVALFIMASSYLQFPLHYTTKEFFRRRAGRILIPFAFWTIVYALVWGEPVQNFKDLLLNFNYAAGHLWYVYMMIGIYLLMPLLSPWAEKVGKRELQVYLGIWLFTTLIPLIRQWAGGSAPVIYGPSGIPNAAKYPLWGEASWNTYGLFYYFSGFIGYLLLGLYFRKFVGSLSWKKTLGISVPVFLAGLSICTLGFLSRVWNDCGGAFPIEGPVGLAALWEGPWLNDTVGVALMSIGWVLLFRKITSGGCFYEKVLLPVSKASYGMYLCHMLLLGIISAWLRSQLGLGEAGILGIWTTPVQILLTAALSFAGVALFCVLVQRIPKIGKWIIG; encoded by the coding sequence ATGATCGAAAAGAATCCTAATCGCGAAATCTGGATTGACTGGCTTCGCGTCACCGCATGTTTCATGGTCATGATGACCCACGCCAGCGAACCATTCTACCTTGGAGGAGAGGGCTCCCTTATACTTACCAAGACCGATGCCCTTTGGGTTTCCCTGCTGGACGTGCTTCCACGTGCCTGCGTCGCCCTCTTCATCATGGCATCCAGCTATCTCCAGTTCCCGCTGCACTACACCACAAAAGAGTTTTTCCGCAGAAGAGCGGGACGCATTCTGATTCCATTCGCGTTCTGGACGATAGTCTATGCCCTTGTATGGGGCGAGCCCGTGCAGAACTTCAAGGACCTTCTGCTCAACTTCAACTACGCCGCCGGGCACCTGTGGTATGTATATATGATGATAGGAATATATCTCCTGATGCCTCTTCTCTCCCCTTGGGCGGAGAAAGTCGGCAAGAGGGAGCTTCAAGTATATCTCGGAATCTGGCTGTTCACAACGCTCATCCCGCTGATACGCCAATGGGCCGGAGGCTCTGCGCCAGTGATATATGGGCCTTCAGGCATTCCTAACGCCGCAAAATACCCGCTCTGGGGAGAAGCCAGCTGGAACACCTACGGACTGTTCTATTACTTCAGCGGCTTCATCGGCTACCTGCTCCTGGGCCTGTATTTCCGCAAGTTCGTAGGCAGCCTGTCATGGAAAAAGACCCTCGGGATCTCGGTCCCTGTATTCCTTGCCGGTCTCTCAATCTGCACCCTCGGCTTCCTCTCAAGGGTATGGAACGACTGTGGCGGAGCTTTCCCGATCGAAGGTCCGGTAGGCCTTGCCGCCCTATGGGAAGGTCCATGGCTCAACGACACTGTCGGCGTGGCCCTGATGAGCATCGGCTGGGTACTGCTGTTCCGCAAGATCACTTCCGGAGGATGTTTCTACGAGAAAGTGCTGCTTCCGGTATCGAAAGCCAGCTATGGAATGTACCTCTGCCACATGCTGCTGCTCGGAATCATCTCCGCTTGGCTTCGCAGCCAGCTCGGGCTCGGCGAAGCCGGAATTCTGGGCATCTGGACGACTCCGGTACAGATTCTCCTTACCGCCGCCCTCTCATTCGCGGGCGTCGCCCTGTTCTGCGTACTCGTGCAGAGAATCCCGAAAATCGGGAAATGGATCATCGGCTAA
- a CDS encoding putative transcriptional regulator, translated as MKNTIKIERAVKDITQQDLAAAVGVSRQTINSIEAGRYVPSAVLAMKIARYFGKPTESIFELEEND; from the coding sequence ATGAAAAACACTATCAAAATAGAACGCGCGGTCAAGGACATCACCCAGCAGGACCTTGCAGCCGCCGTGGGCGTCAGCCGCCAGACAATCAATTCCATAGAAGCCGGAAGATATGTTCCGTCCGCCGTGCTCGCGATGAAGATTGCCAGATACTTCGGAAAACCTACAGAATCCATCTTCGAACTTGAAGAAAACGACTAA
- a CDS encoding SanA protein — MKWLLGIVLALLGFILYCNIRIDRYAGERLYDKVADVPHYHTALVLGTSPIGRNGMPNVYFISRIEATARLYKAGKIDRIIVSGDNRKKDYNEPEEMKQALVAKGIPVEIIFPDYAGFRTFDSVVRAKEVFGQTEFIVVSQRFHNERAIFIAGKKGIDAVGYNASDVSAYYGFLTKIREYGARCKVFLDMMFRKKPHFLGDPIDIENVK, encoded by the coding sequence ATGAAATGGCTGCTGGGGATAGTCCTGGCGTTGCTTGGATTCATTCTCTACTGCAACATCAGGATTGACAGGTATGCCGGGGAAAGGCTGTACGATAAAGTAGCCGACGTTCCCCACTACCACACGGCATTAGTACTGGGTACATCTCCAATAGGCAGGAACGGAATGCCTAACGTTTATTTCATCTCACGGATAGAAGCAACCGCCAGATTATATAAGGCAGGAAAGATAGACCGCATAATAGTGAGCGGAGACAACAGGAAGAAGGATTACAATGAACCAGAAGAAATGAAGCAGGCTCTTGTCGCCAAAGGCATCCCGGTGGAGATTATTTTCCCGGATTATGCCGGATTCAGGACTTTCGATTCAGTAGTAAGGGCCAAGGAAGTATTCGGACAGACGGAATTCATCGTCGTCAGCCAGCGATTCCATAACGAAAGAGCCATATTTATTGCCGGAAAGAAAGGAATTGACGCCGTCGGATACAACGCCTCCGACGTAAGCGCTTACTACGGTTTTCTCACTAAAATAAGAGAATACGGAGCAAGGTGCAAAGTCTTCCTTGACATGATGTTCAGAAAGAAACCTCATTTCCTTGGCGATCCCATAGATATAGAAAATGTAAAATAA
- a CDS encoding alpha-L-fucosidase (manually curated) → MAVVLCASCSKDACGPTPSHEQLEWQQMEYNMFVHFGPNTFSGLEWGQGTETEDLFNPTGLDCRQWAATAKAAGMKGIIFTAKHHDGFCLWPSKTTTHTVAQSSWRDGKGDVLAEISEACREYGLKFGVYISPWDRNHPAYGTPEYNNVYVQALEEVHSNYGPMFEHWFDGACGEGPNGKKQVYDWDTFRATVRRLSPEAVMFSDIGPGCRWVGNERGQACETNWSTLDTEGFTPGAGAPPIDTLQQGNVYGAHWVPAEVDVSIRPGWFWRESENDKVKSVEALMKIWVESVGRNSLLLLNVPPDTNGRICKVDSLRLMEFRDAREAVFGTDLAAGAKIRKRHGGKVWEITLPEYRSFDYVQLQEDIRFGQRVSSFRVDIQDFDVAVENGGWLTIAEGTTIGYKRIIPTKPCTTKRLRVVITGSHDRPILESISLFSHK, encoded by the coding sequence GTGGCCGTTGTACTTTGCGCATCCTGTTCGAAGGATGCCTGCGGCCCGACTCCCAGCCACGAACAACTTGAGTGGCAACAAATGGAATACAACATGTTCGTACACTTCGGACCCAACACTTTCAGCGGTCTGGAATGGGGACAAGGTACTGAAACGGAAGACCTCTTCAACCCAACCGGCCTGGATTGCAGGCAGTGGGCTGCAACCGCCAAAGCGGCCGGCATGAAGGGAATCATCTTCACAGCCAAACACCATGACGGATTCTGCCTCTGGCCAAGCAAAACCACCACTCATACCGTCGCGCAGAGCAGCTGGCGCGATGGCAAGGGGGATGTACTTGCAGAGATTTCGGAGGCCTGCCGGGAGTACGGCCTGAAGTTCGGAGTTTACATATCTCCCTGGGACCGAAACCACCCAGCCTACGGCACACCTGAATATAACAATGTATATGTGCAGGCTCTCGAAGAGGTTCACTCGAACTATGGCCCGATGTTCGAGCATTGGTTCGACGGGGCCTGCGGCGAGGGGCCGAACGGAAAGAAACAGGTATATGACTGGGATACTTTCCGAGCCACCGTGCGCAGGCTGAGCCCTGAGGCCGTGATGTTCAGCGACATCGGCCCTGGCTGCCGATGGGTTGGCAACGAGCGCGGACAGGCCTGCGAGACCAACTGGAGCACCCTGGACACCGAGGGCTTCACTCCCGGTGCCGGCGCACCCCCGATAGACACCCTCCAGCAGGGCAACGTTTATGGCGCGCACTGGGTACCTGCCGAAGTCGACGTCTCCATCCGCCCAGGCTGGTTCTGGAGGGAATCCGAGAACGACAAGGTAAAGAGCGTAGAAGCGCTGATGAAGATTTGGGTCGAGAGCGTGGGGCGCAATTCGCTGCTGCTGCTAAACGTGCCGCCGGACACCAACGGACGCATCTGCAAGGTGGATTCGCTGCGATTGATGGAGTTCCGGGATGCCCGCGAAGCTGTTTTCGGGACGGACCTTGCCGCCGGAGCCAAAATACGCAAGCGCCATGGAGGGAAGGTTTGGGAGATAACACTCCCGGAGTATCGCAGTTTCGATTATGTACAGCTGCAGGAGGACATACGCTTCGGGCAGAGAGTCAGCAGTTTCCGGGTTGATATCCAGGATTTTGATGTCGCTGTCGAAAATGGAGGATGGCTGACAATCGCCGAAGGCACTACCATAGGCTACAAGCGCATTATCCCCACAAAACCATGCACGACAAAACGGTTGCGCGTGGTGATCACCGGCTCCCACGACCGCCCTATACTAGAGAGCATCTCGCTTTTTAGTCATAAATAG
- a CDS encoding AsmA-like C-terminal region, with the protein MAESEKKRRFRGLKIALGIFVGLWAIIIIALQIILDTRFLTKTANKYAAEFIDGNLRFGSISASVFKSFPYLNISVDEASITYPHEKFAAYDTVGVQGHLREEGRSEPEDTLATFGNLTVSVNYMTLLRGKVHVRHLYLDKPRIFLHQYDSTAANWDIFLSEEEAAKDSSTLNLPDIRITHAALTGDPHIVFTSATDAYKLDITRLDIKNKGRGYDIGITADTFLAMADLGRVELPVDLDTRIVFPRKGYSEISLRDLKLKAAMLEMTGEADVRMGEDTTYVRAEASIDEIPVKEVLDYFSGILPAEVGKLNTNAKVSVTALCDGNYIQSDGSLPELIAQILIPKSSVSYSGFDHEGRLGMDINAQTDRYGNLGINIDDLDIDVAGVTLSGSAAVEDALCEDPLIEMSLKADANLDELESFMPEGIRVSGKLDAAVEGFIMLSDLSPYNFSRADLEGYVRSKGISIDDPSDSLHAKILDADVKIAKFKSDDMKLGSKVLGLKGSIDSINATYGLGTYIRGSEIRFTAQNAAKAISEEFGHEVHPIVGTVYARILAMSGADSLTIGLNGSNNYFKYSNMRQKNATAPVLSLSSNNGAIFMHQGVSRIGLHDASFSASAVMNGVKESQRRKHFLDSLQKVYPDVQRDSLFSFIMARHRSSLPDYLKEADFRKKDIDIRLDKSMAEYVRKWTLNGKLEIKDGYIISPRFPLRNTIEAVSGTFNNDEVKLGNLTIRSGRSDISANARLYGLRRALTRGGIINLDANVTSQRLHANELLWAFDAGSKYAPGNSAPKALVSDEEYMASFESDSLSTANSALLVLPSNVNANIRLEGNNIIYSDLNINWFVSEITMKKRCLQIMNTVAESNMGDIYFEGFYATKTKKDLTAGFDLNMVDITADKVITLVPAADSLIPMLKTFKGMLDCELAATTALDTNMNFITPTINGVLKIKGKDLSVEQDGAIRKITKLLMFKNKKTGYIDKMSVQGIISNNTLEVFPFILGIDRYTLAMSGTQSFDQSFKYHVSVLKSPLPFRFGINLWGNFDDWKYRLGKAKYKNENVPVFTTEINNMHLNLINSIHNIFTKGVELALQQNMSAKNDIDARKDELGYDSTAQTESLSSEEAAEMEAAREEMEAEEKREEEEAAAEEQTEENGSENEQ; encoded by the coding sequence ATGGCTGAATCCGAAAAAAAACGCAGATTCAGGGGACTCAAGATAGCCCTCGGAATTTTTGTGGGACTATGGGCCATAATCATAATAGCCCTGCAGATAATACTTGATACCAGATTTCTCACTAAGACGGCCAACAAGTATGCCGCCGAATTCATCGACGGAAACCTCCGTTTCGGAAGCATAAGCGCCTCCGTGTTCAAGAGTTTCCCCTACCTCAATATTTCGGTCGATGAAGCCAGCATAACCTACCCGCATGAAAAATTCGCGGCCTACGATACCGTCGGGGTCCAGGGACATCTTCGCGAAGAAGGCCGGAGCGAGCCCGAGGATACTCTCGCCACGTTCGGCAACCTGACCGTCTCCGTCAATTACATGACCCTCCTCAGAGGCAAGGTGCATGTAAGGCACCTATATCTCGATAAGCCAAGGATATTCCTGCATCAGTACGACTCGACCGCCGCCAACTGGGACATTTTCCTCTCCGAAGAGGAAGCCGCCAAGGACAGCTCCACTCTGAATCTTCCGGATATCAGGATCACCCATGCCGCCCTCACCGGCGATCCGCATATAGTCTTCACCAGCGCCACGGATGCCTACAAGCTGGACATCACCAGACTTGACATAAAGAACAAAGGCAGGGGTTACGATATCGGCATCACGGCCGACACCTTCCTCGCCATGGCAGACCTGGGACGCGTGGAGCTGCCAGTCGACCTTGACACCAGAATCGTATTTCCGCGCAAAGGATACAGCGAAATATCCCTGCGCGACCTGAAACTCAAGGCGGCGATGCTGGAAATGACCGGAGAGGCGGATGTACGCATGGGCGAAGACACGACATACGTACGGGCCGAAGCCTCCATAGACGAGATTCCCGTCAAGGAAGTCCTGGATTACTTCTCCGGGATCCTGCCCGCCGAAGTCGGCAAACTCAACACCAATGCAAAAGTCTCCGTCACCGCCCTGTGCGACGGCAACTATATCCAGTCCGACGGAAGCCTGCCGGAACTCATAGCCCAGATACTTATCCCGAAATCGTCGGTTTCATACTCCGGATTCGACCATGAGGGGCGTCTGGGCATGGACATAAATGCGCAGACCGACCGGTACGGCAATCTCGGAATCAATATCGATGACCTCGACATCGATGTCGCCGGAGTCACGCTCAGCGGATCCGCGGCAGTAGAGGACGCCCTCTGCGAAGACCCCCTGATCGAGATGTCGCTGAAAGCTGATGCCAATCTCGACGAGCTGGAATCATTCATGCCGGAAGGCATCAGGGTTTCCGGAAAGCTCGATGCCGCCGTCGAGGGCTTCATCATGCTCTCCGACCTCAGCCCGTACAACTTCTCCCGCGCCGACCTCGAGGGTTATGTCCGCAGCAAAGGCATCAGCATCGACGACCCGTCCGACAGCCTGCATGCCAAAATACTCGACGCCGACGTCAAGATCGCGAAATTCAAGAGCGACGACATGAAACTCGGATCGAAGGTCCTCGGACTGAAAGGCTCTATCGACAGCATCAACGCGACCTACGGTCTGGGGACATATATCCGCGGCTCGGAAATCCGCTTCACGGCCCAGAATGCGGCAAAAGCGATCAGCGAAGAATTCGGCCATGAGGTCCATCCGATCGTCGGGACGGTCTATGCCCGCATTCTCGCGATGTCCGGTGCCGATTCCCTCACAATCGGCCTCAACGGTTCGAACAACTATTTCAAATACAGCAACATGCGTCAGAAGAACGCGACCGCTCCAGTCCTCTCGCTTTCGAGCAACAACGGCGCAATCTTCATGCATCAGGGCGTAAGCAGAATCGGACTTCACGACGCCTCATTCTCAGCTTCTGCCGTAATGAACGGAGTCAAGGAATCGCAGCGTCGCAAGCACTTCCTGGACTCTCTCCAGAAGGTTTATCCGGACGTCCAGAGAGACTCGCTGTTTTCGTTCATCATGGCGCGCCACCGCAGCAGCCTGCCTGACTACCTGAAGGAGGCCGACTTCCGCAAGAAAGACATCGACATCCGACTCGACAAGTCGATGGCCGAATATGTCCGTAAATGGACGCTCAACGGCAAGTTGGAAATAAAGGACGGTTACATAATCTCGCCTCGGTTCCCTCTCCGCAACACTATCGAGGCTGTCAGCGGAACATTCAATAATGACGAAGTCAAGCTCGGCAATCTGACGATCCGTTCAGGCCGGTCCGACATCTCCGCAAATGCCCGTCTGTATGGACTCCGCAGAGCACTGACCAGGGGCGGAATCATAAACCTTGACGCCAATGTCACCTCGCAAAGGCTTCATGCCAACGAACTGCTCTGGGCCTTCGACGCCGGAAGCAAATACGCGCCCGGCAACAGCGCCCCGAAAGCTTTAGTCAGCGACGAGGAGTACATGGCCAGCTTCGAGAGCGACTCGCTCTCTACCGCCAACAGCGCGCTGCTGGTACTGCCGTCGAACGTCAACGCGAACATTCGGCTGGAGGGTAACAACATAATCTATTCAGACCTTAACATCAACTGGTTCGTTTCGGAAATCACGATGAAGAAGCGCTGCCTGCAGATCATGAATACTGTAGCAGAGTCCAACATGGGCGATATCTACTTCGAGGGCTTCTACGCCACCAAGACGAAGAAGGATCTCACCGCAGGCTTCGACCTTAACATGGTGGACATCACCGCAGACAAAGTGATCACGCTCGTGCCGGCCGCCGACAGCCTCATCCCTATGCTCAAGACGTTCAAGGGCATGCTGGACTGCGAGCTTGCCGCGACTACGGCTCTCGATACCAACATGAACTTCATTACTCCGACTATCAACGGAGTGCTGAAGATCAAGGGAAAGGACCTTTCAGTCGAGCAGGACGGAGCGATCAGGAAGATCACCAAGCTGCTGATGTTCAAGAACAAGAAGACCGGTTATATCGACAAGATGTCAGTCCAGGGCATCATCAGCAACAATACGCTGGAGGTATTCCCGTTCATTCTCGGCATCGACAGGTATACCCTTGCGATGAGCGGTACCCAAAGCTTCGACCAGAGCTTCAAGTACCATGTCTCCGTACTGAAGTCGCCTCTGCCGTTCCGTTTCGGAATCAACCTGTGGGGTAATTTCGACGACTGGAAATACAGGCTGGGCAAGGCCAAATACAAGAACGAGAACGTTCCAGTCTTCACTACGGAAATCAACAATATGCACCTCAACCTTATCAACTCCATCCATAACATCTTTACCAAGGGTGTCGAACTGGCTTTGCAGCAGAACATGTCGGCAAAGAACGATATCGATGCCCGAAAGGATGAACTGGGGTATGATTCGACGGCCCAGACGGAAAGCCTGAGCAGCGAAGAGGCAGCCGAGATGGAGGCAGCACGCGAAGAGATGGAAGCCGAAGAGAAGCGCGAGGAGGAAGAGGCAGCCGCTGAAGAGCAGACAGAGGAAAACGGATCAGAGAATGAACAGTAA
- a CDS encoding ribosomal protein L11 methyltransferase: MNSNDYIEVSLFFEPFSEGRAEIVEAELSGLPYDSFMISEEEGLQPCLKAYIQQERYDARALKLALSGLDFEVSFKADLMPAKNWNADWESRFSPIVIGRDVTVKAPHHTGLRRTRFNITIDPQMAFGTGHHQTTWMMMSAMVENIGAIRGKVVMDMGCGTGVLGILAAKMGAEHVYGIDIDAVAAESAFWNAHTNRVARKFETYCGDASLLQMGRYDVLLANIHRNIIIMDLRTYARSLRAGGLLFTSGFYVSDCPAIEEEAARQGLSLIKSCSREEWACLLFKKN, translated from the coding sequence ATGAACAGTAACGATTACATAGAGGTTTCTCTGTTCTTCGAGCCATTCTCGGAAGGACGGGCGGAAATCGTGGAAGCCGAACTCTCGGGACTTCCATATGATTCTTTCATGATATCGGAAGAAGAGGGCCTTCAGCCATGCCTCAAGGCCTATATCCAGCAGGAAAGATATGACGCCCGCGCCCTGAAACTGGCCCTTTCAGGTCTGGATTTCGAAGTATCCTTCAAGGCAGACCTTATGCCGGCCAAGAACTGGAATGCCGACTGGGAGAGCCGGTTCTCCCCTATAGTGATCGGCAGGGACGTGACGGTCAAGGCTCCGCATCACACGGGGCTTCGCAGGACCAGGTTCAACATCACGATCGACCCGCAGATGGCATTCGGGACAGGCCACCACCAGACCACATGGATGATGATGTCCGCCATGGTCGAGAATATCGGGGCCATCCGCGGAAAGGTTGTAATGGACATGGGATGCGGCACCGGCGTGCTGGGCATCCTCGCCGCCAAGATGGGCGCGGAACATGTTTACGGCATTGACATCGACGCCGTCGCCGCCGAATCGGCATTCTGGAATGCCCATACCAACCGTGTCGCCAGAAAATTCGAGACATATTGCGGAGACGCTTCCCTGCTCCAGATGGGCAGGTATGACGTGCTTCTTGCAAACATCCACAGGAATATAATAATCATGGATCTGCGTACGTACGCGCGTTCTCTTCGTGCAGGCGGACTTCTTTTCACAAGCGGATTCTATGTTTCTGACTGCCCGGCAATCGAAGAGGAAGCAGCCCGACAGGGACTGTCTCTCATAAAGAGTTGCAGCCGAGAAGAATGGGCATGTTTGTTATTTAAGAAAAACTAA
- a CDS encoding CubicO group peptidase, beta-lactamase class C family — translation MRRLIFAVMAVVMALDVAIAQETGKLPRAEATEAQKAEFHKMFPLVWGHGTDELHALMVLKDGKVIYEETDPAHTIDEKHVLWSASKTFTATAVGFAVQDGLLRTTDRMVDIIGDLCPQDRPEWMDEITVWHLLTMSAGIAGENSSQHCRRGKLKDWAREILAAPMHFRPGDYFQYNSMESYLLSVIVSRVTGERLDKYLEHKLFEPLGISDWWWEISPQDYAAGGWGLFISAESLAKMGQFMLQRGVWNGERLLDAAWFDEAMSPQIMQYKNKEKKGSGEGNQGYGYQMWCCTHGAYRLDGAWGQYAIIIPEKNAVVVILEHSTNTPEVFKGVWDYIYPNL, via the coding sequence ATGAGACGACTTATTTTTGCAGTCATGGCCGTCGTGATGGCATTGGACGTCGCCATCGCCCAGGAGACCGGCAAGCTGCCGAGGGCAGAGGCTACTGAGGCTCAGAAGGCTGAATTCCATAAGATGTTTCCTCTGGTCTGGGGCCATGGGACAGATGAACTCCATGCCCTGATGGTGCTCAAGGACGGGAAAGTCATCTATGAGGAGACCGATCCGGCGCATACCATTGACGAGAAGCATGTGCTGTGGTCTGCTTCGAAGACTTTCACCGCTACAGCGGTCGGCTTTGCCGTGCAGGACGGCTTGCTCAGGACTACCGACAGGATGGTCGACATAATCGGCGACTTGTGCCCGCAGGACAGGCCTGAATGGATGGATGAGATTACTGTGTGGCATCTCCTGACCATGAGCGCCGGCATCGCCGGGGAGAATTCCAGCCAGCACTGCAGGCGCGGTAAGCTGAAGGACTGGGCCCGTGAGATTCTTGCAGCCCCGATGCATTTCAGGCCGGGGGACTATTTCCAGTACAACAGCATGGAGTCATATCTCCTGTCCGTCATCGTCTCGAGGGTGACGGGAGAGAGGCTGGACAAATATCTTGAGCATAAGCTCTTCGAGCCTCTGGGCATCAGCGACTGGTGGTGGGAGATTTCCCCTCAGGATTATGCCGCGGGAGGATGGGGCCTGTTCATCTCCGCCGAGTCGCTCGCCAAGATGGGACAGTTCATGCTCCAGAGGGGCGTGTGGAACGGAGAACGCCTTCTCGATGCCGCATGGTTCGACGAGGCGATGTCTCCTCAGATAATGCAGTATAAGAACAAGGAGAAGAAAGGCTCCGGAGAAGGAAACCAGGGTTATGGCTACCAGATGTGGTGCTGTACCCACGGGGCTTACCGTCTGGACGGTGCCTGGGGCCAGTATGCCATAATAATCCCTGAGAAGAATGCTGTCGTGGTGATCCTTGAGCATTCTACCAATACTCCGGAGGTCTTCAAGGGCGTCTGGGACTACATCTATCCGAATTTGTAG